The genome window GAATAGGTTTTCAATGGATTGTGCTTGAGGTGAATAATATGACTACAATCTAATTAATTCAAGATGATTAGTTGAGTTCTACCATTCAGCTGTGTTACgaattataaagaaattattCAACATCTTTGGATGATTAGGGTGATACATGTATTCAAATAGGGTAATTGAGTAGTCGATGGACCGAAAGCAATGATATTTTCAAGGCCTATTTGCAATTTGAGTCAACTTATATATTTCAATGCATCTCATAACAATTTGAGTGGCTCAATTCCAAATTGCTTGAACAATATGAGTCAAATTTACACTTTCGATGTATCTTATAACAATTTGAGTGGCCCAATTCCAAATTGCTTGGGCAATATGAGTGCTCTGAGTTGGTTGGGTTTGCAAGGAAATAACTTCAGGGGAATGatgccaaaattttcaaaaacaaccCAACTGCGCTTTCTGAAAGTTAGTGAGAATAGATTGGAAGGGAAGTTGCCCAGATCATTAGCTGAATGCACTCAGCTTGAAGTTTTGGACGTGCGAAACAGCAAGATGAATGATACATTCCCTTTTTGGTTGGAGAAATTGCCTTACTTGACGGTTCTAATATTGCGGGAAAACAGATTTTATGGTCAAATTAAACATAGATTTGTTTTCCCAACTTTGGGTGTGTTGGACATTGCTTCAGACCAATTTTCTGGTGAACTATCCATTGATTTCCTTCAAGCCACTCGACTAAGGTCACTCAAAATAGGTGGGAATAAATTAGAAGGGCAGTTGTCGAGATCATTAGCCAATTGTAAAGCACTTGAGGTTCTGGACCTTGGAAATAATATGGTTCATGATACATTCCCATTTTGGTTAGAGAAGCTGCCTTCCTTGAAGGTTCTCATTTTGCGAGCAAACAGATTCTACGGTACAATTACAAAATTCAACACAGAACATGGGTTTCCAAAGCTACGCATATTGGACATTGCTTCCAACAATTTTTCTGGCGACTTGTCCATTGAATTTTTGCAAAGCTTGAAGGCAATGATGCAGTTAACAAATGACGACAAAGCTAAGCTGGATTACATTGGAGAGAATTATTATCAAGATTCAGTGACAATTTTCAACAAAGGGATTGAGCTGTTTTACGAGAAAATCTTAACCACTCTTACTTGTCTTGACCTTTCCAACAATAGTTTCCATGGGAGAATACCAGAAGAAATACAAATGCTGAGGTCACTCAAAGTGCTAAACTTGTCCTATAATAGCTTCTCCGGTGAAATTCCAGTAGCAGTTCAAAACCTAAAGGATCTGGAGTCTTTGGATCTCTCACAGAAAGAGCTATCAGGGAAGATTCCTCCACAGCTTACAACTCTAACTTTCCTAGAGGCACTGAACTTGTCTTACAACCCACTTGAAGGGAGCATA of Gossypium raimondii isolate GPD5lz chromosome 3, ASM2569854v1, whole genome shotgun sequence contains these proteins:
- the LOC128039816 gene encoding receptor-like protein 18; the encoded protein is MSALSWLGLQGNNFRGMMPKFSKTTQLRFLKVSENRLEGKLPRSLAECTQLEVLDVRNSKMNDTFPFWLEKLPYLTVLILRENRFYGQIKHRFVFPTLGVLDIASDQFSGELSIDFLQATRLRSLKIGGNKLEGQLSRSLANCKALEVLDLGNNMVHDTFPFWLEKLPSLKVLILRANRFYGTITKFNTEHGFPKLRILDIASNNFSGDLSIEFLQSLKAMMQLTNDDKAKLDYIGENYYQDSVTIFNKGIELFYEKILTTLTCLDLSNNSFHGRIPEEIQMLRSLKVLNLSYNSFSGEIPVAVQNLKDLESLDLSQKELSGKIPPQLTTLTFLEALNLSYNPLEGSIPQGNQFSTFSNDSYRGNPKLCGQPLSKKCNENCLPVPPPPGEEEQSWIYAMSTWKIVLIGYGSGLVAGLCIGYTMLNELGNKWVDKFKKHGKRNRRRSR